In the Desulfosporosinus acidiphilus SJ4 genome, ATGACCGTCGTACCTGATTTAAAGCTTGGTTCTGATGGCAAAATTCACGATTCTTTCTCTCCCGCTGATTTAACAATCATGCAAGGTGTTCCGACAAAAGTTACGGTATTAAATTATGACGACGGCGCCCATGACATTGTCGCTAAAGACCTTAAGTTAAATGTCAAAATTCCTGGTTCAACTAAAAAAGGAGTTCCTTCTACTACCACTTTTACAGTTACGGCTGACAAAACCGGAGATTTCCATTGGCTCTGTGATGTTCCTTGTGATGGTGCCGGCAACCCCAACAAACCCGGTTCTAATAAAGGCTGGGCTATGGCCAACGACGGCTACATGGCCGGAACGATTCATGTTGTTGCTCCTTCTACCAAGGATAACGTTGCCATGACCATTCTTCCCGGAACCAAACTTGGTCCGGATGGCAAAATGCATGATATCTACTCTCCAGCTGATTTAACTCTTGTCAAAGGTCAAACCACAACCGTAACTGTTTACAACTACGATGATGGGGCACACGATTTTGTCGTCAAAGATCTCAACCTGAATGTCAAAATCCCTGGATCCAAGAAGAAAGGCGATCCGTCTGTAACCACCTTTACAATCACTGCGGACAAAGCCGGTGACTTCCACTGGGTTTGCGATGTTCCGTGCGACAGTGACGCTAATGGCTGGGCTATGAGTCATGACGGTTACATGGCCGGTGTCGTTCATGTTCAATAATAGTCTGCAATAGCGAAATATCAGTGTTGAACAAACTTACTTTTAATAAGCAACACATTTCATACCTGAATATTTTTCTATGTTGTATGTCGGCTTGAGGGACTCTTAACCGGATATAGATAGACCCGCCACCTGGCGGGTCTATCTATATAGGATTGAGGAAGAAGGCTATTTATGAGGTCTTCCCGAAAGGTTTGGGTGACACACTCACCTCCCCGTGCTCTGTAGTGTACTTGCACGACAAATTTAAGAATAGCGCATAGGCAAAATTTTTATAACGTTTTGTGCCTGAGCGTGCGAAAGGAATGGCTATATATGAATAATGAGCAGGGCAAAGGAATACCCAGAAGGAGATTTCTCGCCTGGGGTGCCGGCTCGGTCGGCGCGGTTATCGGTTTAAGTTATGTTGGACTATTGGGGGATTTCTTAAATCCTCCGGCGGCAAATGCCGAACCTTTGCAAGAAGTGGGCCGGGTATCGGATTTTGAGGAAGGGACTCCTAAGTTTGTCACTTACAAAGGCAGTACAACCGCTGAAGGGGTTTATGTGGTTAATTTAGGCAGTGAAGGTTGGCTGGCTTTGGATTTTCACTGCACCCACCTGCAATGCGGCGTAAACTATGTCGACGCGGTCAAAAAATATATATGTCCTTGCCATGGCGGTGTTTATGATCTTAAAGGCCAGGTTCTTAGTGGCCCTCCACCCAAGAACTTGCCCAGACGGGTTATTCAGATTCAAGGTGATTCTGTCATGGTTGGAGGGATAATCGGATGAAAAAATGGCTCGATGACCGGTTGAGAACAAATAGCCTGATGGCTTCTTTATTCGAACATCCTGTTCCTAAAAAGAGCAATTTTCTGGATTACCTTGGCTTTGCAACCTTGTTTGCCTTCATAAACCAGGTTGTCACCGGCATTCTATTGGCTACGGTTTACAAGCCTTCGGCCCAGGAAGCCTACGACAGTATTAAAGCCCTGGACAGTTCTGCGATTGGCCACTTTGTCCGCTCCCTGCATTCCTGGGGCGCCAATTTTATGGTTGTGCTTATCGTCCTGCATTTATTGAGAGTCTTCTTTGTCGGTGCCTATAAGCGTCCGCGCGAACTCACCTGGGTCTTGGGAGTAATTCTGCTGATTGGTACCTTGGGACTTGCCTTTACCGGTTACCTTCTTCCCTGGGATCAGGAAGGATACTGGGCGACGACGGTGGGAACTGCCATGGCCGGTTATGTGCCCCTTATAGGGGATTTCCTGCTTCGCTTAATGCGGGAAGGCGTTCAAGTTACCGGTGCAACCCTGACTCGATTTTACTCCATTCATATGCTGGTTTTACCTGCCATTATCCTCCTGGCCTTCGCTCCCCATTTCTTTTTTGTCCTGCGGCAAGGAATGGAGTCGACAGATGAACTGACTGAACTTAAGAACAAAGGAGAGGATATCAGTAAAAGGTCACTTCCTTTCTGGCCCAACGTTGCTTTTCGCATGGCTGTTACTGTATTAATTGTCGCCATTGCTCTCTGGGCTTTAGCAGCCATTTATCCCAAAGGACTTGGAGACGCCGCCGATCCTCTCAATAAAGCGCACTACATTCCAGAACCCGCCTGGTACTTTTTTGGAGTTTACCAACTCCTCAAATACTTCCCCGGCAAACTGGATATTATCGCTATGGTCGGTCTTCCTTTGGCAGCTTTCA is a window encoding:
- a CDS encoding cupredoxin domain-containing protein, with the protein product MKKSLLLPPMALLISLVLTACGTTSTTSSAAPAATTQAPAQTPQITKVDDQVMTVVPDLKLGSDGKIHDSFSPADLTIMQGVPTKVTVLNYDDGAHDIVAKDLKLNVKIPGSTKKGVPSTTTFTVTADKTGDFHWLCDVPCDGAGNPNKPGSNKGWAMANDGYMAGTIHVVAPSTKDNVAMTILPGTKLGPDGKMHDIYSPADLTLVKGQTTTVTVYNYDDGAHDFVVKDLNLNVKIPGSKKKGDPSVTTFTITADKAGDFHWVCDVPCDSDANGWAMSHDGYMAGVVHVQ
- a CDS encoding ubiquinol-cytochrome c reductase iron-sulfur subunit, which gives rise to MNNEQGKGIPRRRFLAWGAGSVGAVIGLSYVGLLGDFLNPPAANAEPLQEVGRVSDFEEGTPKFVTYKGSTTAEGVYVVNLGSEGWLALDFHCTHLQCGVNYVDAVKKYICPCHGGVYDLKGQVLSGPPPKNLPRRVIQIQGDSVMVGGIIG
- a CDS encoding cytochrome b; amino-acid sequence: MKKWLDDRLRTNSLMASLFEHPVPKKSNFLDYLGFATLFAFINQVVTGILLATVYKPSAQEAYDSIKALDSSAIGHFVRSLHSWGANFMVVLIVLHLLRVFFVGAYKRPRELTWVLGVILLIGTLGLAFTGYLLPWDQEGYWATTVGTAMAGYVPLIGDFLLRLMREGVQVTGATLTRFYSIHMLVLPAIILLAFAPHFFFVLRQGMESTDELTELKNKGEDISKRSLPFWPNVAFRMAVTVLIVAIALWALAAIYPKGLGDAADPLNKAHYIPEPAWYFFGVYQLLKYFPGKLDIIAMVGLPLAAFIVLFGLPWLDRNPNKQPKKRPVALSIATVLVIGIVFLTYQGMDSVPKTLASTGVVTHPSYVKDIKPILGNSCIQCHSGFDSYSNAVAKVSPGNPETSLLFEHITGKLQPQMPLGQNPLSNDQIQIIKNWIKDGAKND